The following are encoded together in the Lactuca sativa cultivar Salinas chromosome 1, Lsat_Salinas_v11, whole genome shotgun sequence genome:
- the LOC111882776 gene encoding uncharacterized protein LOC111882776, producing MAIRESLDSIDDYMRMSKRTARESLYRLARGVIETFGDKYLRKPSLNDMQQLYAAHDERHGFPGMLGSIDYTKWIWRNCHVVWKVARSNSDANILDQSLILQDLLTGKALDAPVIVNGNEYKFGHYLMDGIYPPYSMFVKAFQHPIEPRDKFPREDKKQHVRTWNVLWSSENKMAHS from the exons ATGGCTATTAGGGAGTCGCTAGATTCCATTGATGACTATATGAGAATGTCGAAGCGAACTGCACGAGAAAGTTTGTATAGATTGGCAAGAGGTGTTATCGAAACCTTCGGTGACAAATACTTGCGCAAACCTTCATTGAATGACATGCAACAACTATATGCGGCGCATGATGAACGACATGGTTTTCCGGGTATGCTTGGAAGCATTGATTACACAAAGTGGATATGGAGAAATTGTCATGTGGTGTGGAAAG TTGCACGTTCTAACAGCGACGCAAACATTCTTGATCAGTCACTAATATTGCAGGATCTTTTAACAGGAAAGGCATTAGATGCTCCTGTCATAGTGAATGGAAATGAATATAAGTTTGGGCATTACCTCATGGATGGAATATATCCACCATATTCCATGTTTGTGAAGGCGTTTCAACACCCGATAGAACCAAGAGACAAATTTCCAAGAGAAGACAAGAAGCAGCACGTAAGGACGTGGAATGTACTTTGGAGTTCTGAAAACAAAATGGCACATAGTTGA
- the LOC111882787 gene encoding E3 ubiquitin-protein ligase RSL1 — protein sequence MASSSNSDIYHTVDDFYFSALHDNDEIFPISDEKYAEELQLQEALVSSASLTSPSSSSFPSTSTPRPALKIRKQTLLPSEAAQSSESFCGICMDSKSSSEMFTNATVCRHLFCSDCIRGHVSAKIKENIVLVKCPEPKCKGLIGPEICRSIVPKEVLERWEDALCETLILGSQKFYCPFKDCSAMLVDDGGEAVTSSECPNCNRLFCAQCKVAWHSGMDCSEYKSLKEYERNPEDLMLMELAKNKKWRRCPSCNFYVEKNEGCQHISCRCGYHFCYGCGKEHNGSHACVLPDLSA from the exons ATGGCTAGCAGTTCAAATTCAGATATTTACCACACTGTAGATGATTTCTACTTCTCAGCTCTCCACGACAACGATGAAATCTTTCCCATTTCCGATGAGAAATACGCCGAGGAACTTCAACTTCAAGAGGCTCTTGTATCTTCAGCATCTCTaacaagtccatcatcatcatcattcccTTCCACTTCTACACCTCGACCTGCACTGAAGATCAGGAAGCAGACACTTCTACCATCTGAAGCAGCGCAATCATCAGAGAGCTTCTGCGGTATTTGCATGGACTCCAAAAGTTCATCTGAAATGTTTACAAACGCAACAGTCTGCCGTCATCTGTTCTGTTCAGATTGCATACGTGGACACGTATCTGCGAAAATCAAAGAGAATATTGTTTTGGTGAAGTGTCCAGAACCGAAATGCAAAGGGCTAATAGGACCCGAAATTTGTCGATCCATTGTCCCAAAAGAAGTGCTTGAGAGATGGGAAGACGCTTTGTGCGAGACGTTGATCCTGGGGTCTCAGAAATTCTACTGCCCGTTCAAAGATTGTTCGGCCATGTTGGTGGATGATGGCGGAGAAGCTGTGACATCGTCGGAATGCCCAAACTGCAACAGATTGTTCTGTGCGCAGTGTAAGGTGGCATGGCATTCCGGGATGGATTGCAGTGAGTATAAGAGCTTAAAGGAATATGAAAGAAATCCAGAAGATTTAATGTTAATGGAGCTTGCCAAGAACAAAAAATGGAGAAGGTGCCCAAGCTGTAACTTTTATGTCGAAAAGAACGAGGGTTGTCAGCACATTTCTTGCAG ATGTGGGTATCATttttgctatggatgtggaaaggAGCACAATGGAAGCCATGCCTGTGTTTTACCTGATTTGTCAGCTTag
- the LOC111882795 gene encoding uncharacterized protein LOC111882795, translating into MTNFLFAKNKIGFVDGTLHKPDKSNEKYMAWMRCDAMIKGWLTTTMDKEIRSSVKYANTALEIWNDLHERFGKESAPRGYELKQSITQTRQEGTSVSAYYTKLRGIWDEIDSILPTPRCECDGYECNIGKKITELKEKERLYEFLMGLDAEFSVMRTQILATKPTPSLGIAYHLVAEDEQQRSIVAGRKITTTPDAAAFQASQQVSCENQNHKKNWQKTDKTSSNNKSGHCTFCGKDGHVRDGCFKLVGYPDW; encoded by the coding sequence ATGACCAATTTTTTGTTCGCAAAGAATAAGATTGGTTTCGTTGATGGCACCCTCCATAAACCCGACAAAAGTAACGAGAAGTATATGGCGTGGATGCGGTGTGATGCCATGATCAAAGGATGGCTCACTACCACCATGGACAAGGAGATACGAAGCAGTGTGAAGTATGCCAACACTGCCCTCGAAATCTGGAATGATTTACACGAAAGATTCGGGAAGGAAAGTGCTCCAAGAGGATATGAACTCAAGCAATCCATCACACAGACACGTCAAGAAGGGACCTCTGTTTCAGCCTACTATACCAAACTCAGAGGTATATGGGATGAAATAGATTCCATTTTGCCGACTCCTCGATGTGAATGCGATGGCTACGAGTGTAATATCGGAAAGAAAATTACTGAACTCAAGGAAAAAGAAAGACTCTACGAGTTTCTAATGGGTCTTGATGCCGAATTTTCAGTCATGAGGACCCAAATACTAGCCACCAAGCCGACGCCTAGCCTCGGGATAGCATACCATCTGGTGGCGGAAGATGAACAACAGCGAAGTATTGTTGCTGGAAGAAAGATCACGACCACTCCAGATGCCGCTGCCTTCCAAGCCTCGCAGCAAGTCAGCTGTGAGAATCAGAATCACAAAAAGAACTGGCAAAAGACCGACAAGACAAGCTCTAACAATAAATCCGGACACTGCACCTTTTGTGGCAAAGATGGACACGTTAGAGACGGGTGCTTCAAGCTTGTCGGATACCCGGACTggtag